The following coding sequences lie in one Synechococcus sp. MW101C3 genomic window:
- a CDS encoding ABC transporter substrate-binding protein — MTAPSRFRFPRLRLRRTTSLLLTALLGGGLLVGCQQPPAETSASPVRIGYSAWPGWIPWKVTEEKGLFEAAGVPVTLQWFDGYLDSINALNAGQLDCNSQTLGDTISSIAGGAALTVVLTNDNSTGNDQIIAAEGIKSVADLKGKKVAAEEGTVDHYLLLLGLKKAGLSASDITFVPLETGAAAAAFVAGQVDAVGVFAPFTTQALKRPGSTTLFSSKDFPGSISDHLVCRTEFVEKNPEQLQKVVNAWFATLAEIKANPAPSLAILAARAGVSEAEYTEYDAGTTIFTLEQNRQAMKPGETMDSLPFAAAQISTFLQEVGLAKTPPDLSKLFDPRFVDAAQ, encoded by the coding sequence ATGACCGCACCCTCCCGCTTCCGCTTCCCGCGCCTCAGGCTGCGGCGCACCACCAGCCTGCTGCTCACGGCCCTGCTGGGCGGTGGCCTGCTGGTGGGCTGCCAGCAGCCGCCGGCGGAAACCTCGGCATCGCCGGTGCGCATCGGTTACAGCGCCTGGCCGGGCTGGATCCCCTGGAAGGTGACCGAAGAAAAGGGCTTGTTTGAAGCGGCGGGCGTGCCGGTGACCCTGCAGTGGTTCGACGGCTACCTCGATTCGATCAACGCCCTCAATGCCGGCCAGCTGGATTGCAACAGCCAGACCTTGGGTGACACGATCAGCTCGATCGCCGGTGGCGCCGCCCTCACGGTGGTGCTCACCAACGACAACTCCACCGGCAACGACCAGATCATCGCCGCCGAAGGCATCAAGAGCGTGGCCGATCTGAAAGGCAAGAAGGTGGCGGCGGAAGAAGGCACCGTCGATCACTACCTGTTGCTGCTGGGCCTGAAGAAGGCGGGCCTGAGTGCCTCCGACATCACCTTCGTGCCGCTGGAAACCGGCGCCGCCGCCGCTGCGTTCGTGGCCGGCCAGGTGGATGCAGTGGGTGTGTTCGCGCCCTTCACCACCCAGGCGCTGAAGCGTCCGGGCAGCACCACCTTGTTCTCGTCGAAGGATTTCCCCGGCTCGATCAGCGACCACCTGGTGTGCCGCACCGAATTCGTGGAGAAGAATCCTGAGCAGCTGCAGAAGGTGGTGAACGCCTGGTTCGCCACCCTGGCGGAGATCAAGGCCAACCCGGCCCCGAGCCTGGCGATCCTGGCCGCCCGTGCTGGCGTGAGCGAGGCGGAGTACACCGAGTACGACGCCGGCACCACGATCTTCACGCTGGAGCAGAACCGCCAGGCGATGAAGCCGGGCGAGACGATGGATTCGCTGCCGTTCGCCGCCGCCCAGATCAGCACCTTCCTGCAGGAGGTGGGTCTGGCCAAGACTCCGCCGGATCTCAGCAAGCTGTTTGATCCGCGCTTCGTGGACGCGGCGCAGTGA
- a CDS encoding ABC transporter permease: MSAGLRRRLDHPWVLGVLGILTVLVVWQLIAASGSVDKLFLPSPAAVLAAGSAQAEAGILLADAIASIGRVLGGYALSMLVSLPLGIAMGSNRIICRLLEPLIGLIRYMPAPAFIPLLIIYFGLGELPKVLLIFIGTLFFNTLMIMDAVKFVPAELLESALTMGGRRFQILTRVVTPFIAPQVLDAYRINMAAAWNLVIVAELVAANEGLGKRISLAQRFLRTDEIFAYLIVIGLIGLVIDLLFRLVLRRTCRWAI, from the coding sequence TTGAGCGCGGGCCTGCGGCGACGCCTCGACCATCCGTGGGTGCTGGGTGTGCTCGGCATTCTCACGGTGCTGGTGGTGTGGCAGCTGATTGCGGCGAGTGGCAGCGTCGACAAGCTGTTTCTGCCCAGCCCGGCGGCGGTGCTGGCGGCGGGCTCCGCCCAGGCGGAGGCGGGCATCCTGCTGGCCGATGCGATCGCCAGCATCGGCCGGGTGCTGGGCGGCTATGCGCTCTCGATGCTGGTGTCGTTGCCGCTGGGGATCGCGATGGGCAGCAACCGGATCATCTGCCGGCTGCTGGAGCCGTTGATCGGCCTGATCCGCTACATGCCCGCGCCGGCCTTCATCCCGCTGCTGATCATCTATTTCGGCCTGGGGGAGCTGCCCAAGGTGCTGCTGATCTTCATCGGCACCTTGTTCTTCAACACCTTGATGATCATGGATGCGGTGAAGTTCGTGCCGGCCGAACTGCTGGAATCGGCCCTCACCATGGGTGGGCGCCGCTTCCAGATCCTCACCCGCGTGGTGACCCCCTTCATCGCGCCCCAGGTGCTGGATGCGTACCGCATCAACATGGCCGCCGCCTGGAACCTGGTGATCGTGGCGGAGCTGGTGGCCGCCAACGAGGGGCTGGGCAAGCGCATCAGCCTGGCCCAGCGCTTCCTGCGCACCGATGAGATCTTCGCGTACCTGATCGTGATCGGGTTGATCGGTCTGGTGATCGACCTGCTGTTCCGACTCGTGTTGCGCCGCACCTGCCGCTGGGCCATCTGA
- a CDS encoding ABC transporter ATP-binding protein gives MHLSLTSVCKSFGQGRAAKQVLDTISFDIKSGEFVALVGSSGSGKSTVMRLIAGLDRPTSGTILMDGRPITGPGHDRGMVFQKYSLYPWMTAADNVAFGMKLQGRPAREVRERTGYFLEVVGLQDAAGRLPRELSGGMQQRVAIARALAADPKVMLLDEPFGALDLQIRESMQEFLYQLWNRTGLTALLITHDLEEALLMAQRVHIMAPHPGRIVRTVEAELDRSDLGALRVDRRFLEVREDLARCLRGLSQEAVTPLPPV, from the coding sequence ATGCATCTTTCGCTCACATCGGTGTGCAAATCCTTCGGGCAGGGCCGTGCTGCCAAGCAGGTGCTCGACACGATCAGCTTCGACATCAAGTCGGGGGAATTCGTGGCGCTGGTGGGCAGCTCCGGATCGGGCAAGAGCACGGTGATGCGCCTGATCGCCGGGCTCGATCGGCCCACCAGCGGCACGATCCTGATGGACGGCCGTCCGATCACCGGCCCCGGCCACGACCGCGGCATGGTGTTCCAGAAATACAGCCTCTATCCGTGGATGACGGCGGCCGACAACGTGGCCTTCGGCATGAAGCTGCAGGGGCGGCCGGCGCGGGAGGTGCGTGAGCGCACCGGCTATTTCCTGGAAGTGGTGGGCTTGCAGGATGCGGCAGGGCGTCTGCCACGGGAGCTGTCCGGCGGGATGCAGCAACGGGTGGCGATCGCCCGCGCCCTGGCGGCCGATCCGAAGGTGATGCTCCTGGATGAACCGTTCGGCGCCCTCGACCTGCAGATCCGCGAATCGATGCAGGAGTTTCTCTATCAGCTGTGGAACCGCACCGGGCTCACCGCCCTGCTGATCACCCACGACCTGGAGGAGGCGCTGCTGATGGCCCAGCGGGTGCACATCATGGCGCCGCATCCGGGCCGGATCGTGCGCACGGTGGAAGCCGAGCTCGACCGCAGCGATCTGGGCGCGTTGCGGGTGGACCGCCGTTTTCTGGAGGTGCGCGAAGACCTGGCCCGCTGCCTGCGGGGGTTGAGTCAGGAGGCGGTGACGCCGCTGCCGCCGGTGTGA
- a CDS encoding class I SAM-dependent methyltransferase translates to MQWRATIRRLERNGLGLLLFPLLVLRRTVHLLGRTLEGLLWQELIANQPLDSQLGNLLAFLLFSAFCLWATLEGVVPYVIGLLLFLLPLELLANQLGHSWRPECRILLERWGDRLSWRCDSAGSHEQLELQHHALSAVLIRAAPLALPLGEARPQGWDVLLAVQDPARELLLDRQPTLAIAWQRAFALARKLALPLRLADTGGAAGLEEAGPPASVWAVVEEQGATRIFRDRSTVSASQWWRAFVHQGGYLLFLAVLNTVMVKYGGFLVWMLGPRLGLTAPTTLLLDLSLPGLLSLALPDGSVIQALLVVAALGAAGFGSYRHWSRQELRIDAEHVGVWRTGHAAVHLPTRVVVAALPLHQPEPQVLLWSERRPPVQLQGLAGAREAAALAGALQAALERWKPVAEAIPAAEPEAPDGNEQQRIVSSAAALPLQQRADWYVPAAAAYDAVRPGYPPAVIEQVAALAGVGEGSALLELGCGPGTATVAFARRGCAITALEPNPAFVALARERCAGFGRVRIEPLACEQWPVQEQAFDAVLAASSFHWIPAGLGSRTAARALKPAGALILLWNKELQPSLALHERFAASYARFAPHLHRRESDAEQQAVLEALVRQLVDPALFTTPQGGRVQVQLRYTAEHYLALLSTYSPYLRLEPGPREALFAELRRLIDTEAGGSVELTGHSAFHVARKRG, encoded by the coding sequence ATGCAGTGGCGCGCCACGATTCGCCGCCTTGAACGCAATGGCCTCGGCCTGCTGCTGTTTCCCCTGCTGGTGCTGCGCCGCACCGTGCACCTGCTCGGCCGCACGCTTGAAGGGCTGCTGTGGCAGGAGCTGATCGCCAACCAGCCGCTCGACAGCCAGCTCGGCAACCTGCTCGCCTTTCTGCTCTTCTCCGCCTTCTGCCTCTGGGCCACCTTGGAAGGGGTCGTTCCGTATGTGATCGGCCTGCTGCTGTTCCTGCTGCCCCTGGAGCTGCTCGCCAACCAGCTCGGCCATTCCTGGCGGCCGGAGTGCCGGATCCTGCTGGAGCGCTGGGGGGATCGGCTGTCCTGGCGGTGTGATTCCGCCGGCAGCCACGAGCAGCTGGAGCTGCAGCACCACGCCCTGTCCGCCGTGCTGATCCGCGCCGCCCCGCTCGCCCTGCCGCTCGGCGAAGCGCGTCCGCAGGGCTGGGATGTGCTGCTGGCGGTGCAGGATCCTGCCCGCGAGCTGCTGCTCGACCGTCAGCCCACGCTCGCGATCGCCTGGCAGCGCGCCTTTGCCCTCGCCCGCAAGCTGGCGTTGCCGTTGCGGTTGGCGGACACCGGCGGGGCGGCCGGCCTGGAGGAAGCGGGGCCGCCGGCGAGCGTGTGGGCGGTGGTGGAGGAACAAGGCGCCACCCGGATCTTCCGCGACCGCAGCACCGTGAGCGCCTCGCAGTGGTGGAGGGCGTTTGTGCACCAGGGCGGCTACCTGCTGTTTCTCGCCGTGCTCAACACCGTGATGGTGAAGTACGGCGGCTTTCTGGTGTGGATGCTGGGTCCGCGGCTGGGCCTCACCGCCCCCACCACGCTCTTGCTCGATCTCTCCCTGCCCGGCCTGCTCTCGCTCGCCCTGCCCGACGGGAGCGTGATCCAGGCGCTGCTGGTGGTGGCGGCGCTCGGTGCCGCCGGCTTCGGCAGCTACCGCCACTGGAGCCGGCAGGAGCTGCGCATCGATGCCGAACACGTGGGCGTGTGGCGCACCGGCCATGCCGCCGTTCACCTGCCCACCCGCGTGGTGGTGGCCGCTTTGCCGCTGCACCAGCCCGAGCCCCAGGTGCTGCTCTGGAGCGAGCGCCGTCCACCCGTCCAACTGCAGGGCCTCGCCGGTGCCCGCGAAGCCGCCGCCCTGGCCGGCGCGCTGCAGGCGGCGCTGGAGCGCTGGAAGCCGGTGGCGGAGGCCATTCCGGCTGCAGAGCCTGAAGCTCCCGACGGCAACGAGCAGCAGCGGATCGTGAGCAGTGCCGCTGCCCTGCCGCTGCAGCAGCGGGCCGACTGGTATGTGCCGGCCGCTGCCGCCTACGACGCCGTGCGTCCCGGCTACCCGCCGGCGGTGATCGAGCAGGTGGCGGCACTGGCCGGGGTGGGCGAGGGTTCAGCGCTGCTGGAGCTGGGCTGCGGGCCGGGCACCGCCACCGTGGCGTTCGCGCGGCGCGGCTGCGCCATCACCGCTCTGGAGCCCAACCCCGCCTTCGTGGCGCTGGCGCGCGAGCGTTGCGCCGGCTTCGGGCGCGTGCGCATCGAGCCGCTGGCCTGCGAGCAGTGGCCGGTGCAGGAGCAGGCCTTCGACGCCGTGCTCGCCGCCAGCTCCTTTCACTGGATCCCCGCCGGCCTCGGCTCGCGCACCGCCGCCCGGGCGCTCAAGCCCGCAGGCGCCCTGATCCTGCTCTGGAACAAGGAGCTGCAACCCTCGCTCGCCCTGCACGAACGCTTCGCCGCCAGCTACGCCCGCTTCGCCCCCCACCTGCACCGCCGCGAGAGCGACGCCGAGCAGCAGGCGGTCCTGGAGGCTCTGGTGCGGCAGCTGGTGGATCCCGCCCTGTTCACCACCCCGCAGGGCGGGCGCGTGCAAGTGCAGCTGCGCTACACGGCGGAGCACTATCTGGCCCTGCTCAGCACCTACTCCCCCTACCTGCGCCTGGAGCCCGGCCCCCGTGAGGCCCTCTTCGCCGAGCTGCGCCGCCTCATCGACACCGAGGCCGGCGGCAGCGTGGAGCTCACCGGCCACTCCGCCTTTCACGTGGCCCGCAAACGCGGCTGA
- a CDS encoding SDR family NAD(P)-dependent oxidoreductase, giving the protein MAATRRLLLTGGNSGIGFEAAVRLCQAGHALTLLCRDAATAETAQRQLAERAGGGTAPAVAVCDLGDLESVRACGQALLAQGQPIDTLVLNAGLQYAGAKTPRLTPQGHELTVAVNHLGHFLLAQQLTPLLLAGQAPRLVVTASEVHDPLTAGGKVGSPAGLGDLAGLQAGQPVLMVDGSSFDADKAYKDSKLCNVLFAREFARRMEEAGTPLPVLSWSPGLVIPPTSEGGFWRYSRQSNELGQRLFAFAARSVLRLTESVETAGALLAALCCDPTYAANGFSFHRNRVVGPGRRVFEASATSVEGQDTELARRLWVASEGVVG; this is encoded by the coding sequence ATGGCTGCCACGCGCCGCCTGCTGCTCACCGGCGGCAACTCCGGCATCGGCTTCGAGGCGGCGGTGCGGCTGTGCCAGGCCGGCCACGCGCTCACGCTGCTGTGCCGCGATGCGGCAACGGCCGAGACGGCCCAGCGGCAGCTGGCTGAACGCGCCGGGGGAGGCACGGCGCCGGCGGTGGCCGTGTGCGACCTGGGCGATCTGGAGAGCGTGCGCGCCTGCGGGCAGGCGCTGCTGGCGCAGGGGCAGCCGATCGACACGTTGGTGCTGAATGCGGGCCTGCAATACGCCGGCGCCAAGACACCACGGCTGACGCCCCAGGGCCATGAACTCACCGTTGCGGTGAACCACCTGGGCCATTTCCTGCTGGCTCAGCAGCTCACGCCGTTGCTGCTGGCCGGGCAGGCGCCGCGGCTGGTGGTCACGGCGTCGGAAGTGCACGACCCGCTCACCGCCGGCGGCAAGGTGGGCTCACCGGCGGGGCTGGGCGATCTGGCCGGCCTGCAGGCGGGGCAGCCGGTGCTGATGGTGGATGGCAGCAGCTTCGATGCCGACAAGGCCTACAAGGACAGCAAGCTCTGCAATGTGCTGTTCGCCCGTGAGTTCGCGCGCCGCATGGAGGAGGCCGGCACGCCGCTGCCGGTGCTCAGCTGGAGCCCGGGCCTGGTGATCCCGCCCACCAGCGAGGGCGGCTTCTGGCGCTACAGCCGCCAGAGCAACGAACTGGGCCAACGCCTGTTCGCCTTCGCGGCCCGCTCCGTGCTGCGCCTCACCGAAAGCGTGGAAACCGCCGGGGCCCTGCTGGCCGCCCTCTGCTGCGACCCCACCTACGCCGCCAACGGCTTCAGCTTCCACCGCAACCGCGTGGTTGGCCCAGGCCGGCGAGTGTTCGAGGCGAGTGCCACCAGTGTTGAAGGGCAGGACACGGAGCTGGCGCGACGGTTATGGGTGGCGAGTGAGGGGGTGGTGGGGTGA
- a CDS encoding RES family NAD+ phosphorylase, producing the protein MRVWRICRKPYVDTALDGIGGMHTSGRWHTKGHPIVYTATSAALAALELLVHVDPLTAPADLRLLAIELPDDLSTEVLETGSLPEGWHSVPAPASLQTLGSSWLTSGRTAALNVPSAVITVERNILLNPRHPEAQRLRVSCDEPFTFDTRLL; encoded by the coding sequence ATGCGCGTCTGGCGGATCTGCCGCAAGCCCTACGTGGATACAGCGCTTGATGGCATCGGCGGAATGCACACCTCCGGACGCTGGCACACCAAAGGACATCCCATCGTCTACACCGCCACCTCTGCGGCGCTGGCGGCACTTGAGCTGCTCGTGCATGTCGATCCACTCACGGCTCCGGCCGATTTAAGACTGCTCGCGATCGAACTCCCTGATGACCTGTCCACAGAAGTCCTCGAAACGGGCTCGCTGCCGGAGGGCTGGCATTCGGTGCCAGCTCCAGCATCACTGCAAACACTCGGGTCGTCGTGGCTCACGAGCGGGCGCACTGCAGCATTGAACGTGCCGTCCGCCGTCATCACGGTCGAACGCAACATCTTGCTCAATCCTCGGCATCCGGAAGCGCAGCGACTACGCGTCAGCTGCGATGAACCGTTCACGTTCGATACGAGGCTCTTGTGA
- a CDS encoding antitoxin Xre/MbcA/ParS toxin-binding domain-containing protein has product MASKTSLAPFSSSPDQGGPASILRLPAASLVELRDAVRSGLPFSAFVALTKELDISPQHFTAVFGIPPRTVARRKEARQLNPQESDRLYRVARAASQAVEVLGSIDKARVWLKTPNRALGYERPLDLLDTEIGARQVEDVLLRLNYGIFS; this is encoded by the coding sequence ATGGCAAGCAAGACATCGCTGGCACCTTTCTCCTCCAGCCCTGACCAGGGAGGACCGGCCTCAATCTTGCGCCTGCCAGCAGCCAGTTTGGTTGAGCTTCGCGATGCTGTCCGCAGTGGTCTGCCGTTCTCCGCGTTTGTAGCGCTCACAAAGGAACTCGACATTTCCCCGCAGCACTTCACAGCAGTTTTCGGGATCCCCCCTCGAACCGTCGCCCGCAGGAAGGAGGCGCGACAGCTCAACCCCCAGGAATCTGATCGGCTTTATCGGGTGGCAAGGGCGGCCTCGCAGGCCGTCGAGGTGCTTGGCTCCATCGACAAGGCCCGCGTGTGGCTGAAGACTCCCAACCGTGCACTGGGCTACGAGAGGCCTCTCGATCTTCTGGACACGGAGATCGGCGCGCGACAGGTGGAAGACGTGTTGCTGCGCCTCAACTACGGGATCTTTAGCTGA
- a CDS encoding S8 family peptidase produces the protein MAEDFPHLALQRETPVTNKRAGSPPRINAPDDVRAHSLRLLDHLTSAREQCASDEGGFDDRKLIKFSVDKTFNPDDIKKISSSIEFVSQEQDTVVIGFASDAALADFEQRLTTMAKGESVTYKQVFYALRGLDGWSPEDRKGWALKTLGLPATDEFLLDVELWPLEDHPNRRTLEDIAFETWLRNNAILKKDKVVQPALSLFRVLCTANQAELLLRNRDVRCVDLPPNFRLERAAIFQDLGALPEIQGPSDHAPGVVVLDSGLATGHVLLKAAVGEAKSFLPGEGANDENGHGTHVGGLALYGDFENCLSIRSFVPRLRLFSGRILDKDNSNNTSFIENHIEQAVRYFNSTHACKVFNLSFGDSSKPYTGGHIKGLSVVLDTLSRELDILFIVSAGNHCIGEDSPEGLGWRESYPHYLLRDSWRIIEPATALNALSVGSLARHNQTFNSQRYSHDPSELPIAQPNQPSPFTRAGPSVDGAIKPELLNYGGNWAINTRAGYSLLEQSGGLGVVSTQQNPEGSKIAIKNGTSMAAPQVANLAASVLLEQPEANSNFIRALLCLNAVMPSRCQDLIDQNKEFRRVCGYGKVDERALFRSLEFAVTLKAEGAIENKKHHFYEIPLPPEFANGGKRRLREIAAALAYTPPVRSTRTKYRATRIDFRLVTGPDLDYVTTMFNKATQQDDYERIPEFKAGLIGQQARSKGTNQADFWQFLQFNANSKLRKQKLFVVVTRNDHPWGESLCNYEENYSLLVSMRDWENENARLYTQIKAQLEAKLRLRVRA, from the coding sequence ATGGCAGAAGATTTTCCCCATCTAGCGCTGCAGCGGGAAACTCCAGTCACTAACAAGCGCGCTGGATCACCTCCTCGCATCAATGCACCGGACGATGTTCGTGCACACAGCCTTCGCTTGCTAGATCACCTAACGAGCGCCAGAGAGCAATGTGCAAGTGATGAGGGAGGGTTTGATGACCGCAAGCTGATCAAGTTTTCTGTTGACAAGACATTCAATCCTGATGATATCAAGAAGATTTCGTCATCAATTGAATTCGTTAGTCAAGAGCAGGATACCGTAGTCATTGGCTTTGCCAGCGATGCGGCACTTGCTGATTTTGAACAGCGACTCACCACCATGGCAAAGGGTGAATCGGTGACGTATAAGCAGGTTTTTTACGCCTTGAGAGGTCTTGATGGTTGGAGCCCGGAGGATCGTAAAGGGTGGGCTCTGAAGACCTTGGGACTTCCAGCGACTGATGAATTCTTGCTGGATGTTGAACTTTGGCCCCTGGAGGATCACCCAAACAGGCGTACGCTGGAGGATATTGCATTCGAAACTTGGTTGAGAAATAATGCCATCTTGAAGAAGGACAAAGTCGTTCAGCCCGCTTTGAGTCTTTTCCGAGTGCTTTGCACTGCGAATCAGGCGGAGTTACTGCTTCGAAATCGAGATGTGCGTTGTGTCGATTTACCGCCAAACTTCCGTCTTGAGCGGGCTGCTATATTTCAGGATCTGGGAGCTCTCCCGGAAATTCAGGGGCCAAGCGACCACGCTCCAGGAGTTGTGGTTCTCGATAGTGGGCTTGCCACTGGTCATGTTTTGTTGAAGGCCGCTGTGGGAGAAGCAAAAAGCTTTCTCCCTGGAGAAGGTGCGAATGATGAGAATGGCCATGGCACTCACGTGGGAGGTCTTGCTTTGTATGGGGATTTCGAGAACTGTTTAAGCATCCGAAGTTTTGTTCCAAGGCTGCGCCTATTCAGCGGCCGAATCCTAGACAAAGACAATAGCAACAATACAAGCTTCATCGAAAACCATATTGAACAGGCCGTGCGCTATTTCAATTCGACCCATGCTTGCAAGGTTTTCAATCTTTCATTTGGCGACAGCAGTAAACCCTACACGGGTGGCCACATTAAGGGGCTCTCCGTGGTTCTGGATACACTTTCAAGAGAGCTGGATATTCTTTTCATAGTCTCTGCCGGTAATCATTGCATCGGAGAGGATTCACCAGAGGGTTTGGGTTGGAGAGAAAGCTACCCCCACTATTTATTGAGGGATTCATGGCGCATCATCGAGCCAGCCACGGCTTTGAATGCTCTGTCCGTAGGGAGCCTAGCCAGACATAATCAAACCTTCAACAGCCAGCGTTATTCACATGATCCATCTGAGTTGCCTATAGCCCAGCCTAACCAGCCCTCCCCCTTCACACGCGCCGGCCCTTCAGTAGATGGAGCCATCAAGCCCGAACTTCTTAACTATGGAGGAAACTGGGCTATCAACACAAGAGCTGGTTACTCACTTCTAGAGCAATCAGGGGGGCTGGGTGTTGTTTCAACTCAGCAGAATCCGGAAGGCTCCAAGATCGCCATTAAGAACGGAACCAGCATGGCCGCTCCTCAGGTTGCGAATCTTGCGGCTTCTGTTCTGCTGGAGCAGCCTGAGGCGAATAGCAACTTCATTCGGGCCTTGCTGTGCCTCAATGCTGTGATGCCTTCTCGCTGTCAGGATCTGATTGATCAAAACAAGGAGTTTCGCAGGGTGTGTGGTTATGGGAAGGTCGATGAGCGAGCTCTGTTCCGTTCACTAGAATTTGCGGTCACCCTGAAAGCAGAAGGGGCAATCGAGAATAAGAAGCATCACTTCTATGAAATTCCACTTCCGCCTGAGTTTGCCAACGGCGGCAAACGTCGATTAAGAGAAATTGCCGCCGCTCTCGCGTACACGCCACCTGTTCGTTCGACTCGGACGAAGTACAGGGCGACCCGAATTGATTTTCGCCTAGTCACCGGTCCAGATCTTGATTATGTCACGACAATGTTTAATAAGGCAACTCAACAGGACGACTATGAACGAATTCCAGAATTCAAAGCCGGCCTGATCGGCCAACAAGCGCGCAGCAAGGGGACGAACCAAGCTGATTTCTGGCAATTTCTCCAATTCAATGCAAACTCCAAGCTCCGCAAGCAAAAGCTATTCGTTGTCGTCACCCGCAATGATCATCCTTGGGGCGAAAGCCTCTGCAATTATGAGGAAAACTACTCTTTGCTGGTGAGCATGCGCGACTGGGAGAATGAAAACGCCCGGCTTTACACCCAAATCAAGGCCCAACTCGAAGCCAAGCTTCGGCTTAGGGTCAGAGCCTGA
- a CDS encoding AAA family ATPase: MASAKLLRQLIKTGTEGNHDAFHRVSEQLIQEEREKNHHLLANDLEKILYGRRSSSSNVHSLLANRLPKEKERGLPLLQLKEPVRRLEDVVLSDANSSLVDEVLQEHHRKDALECYGLHPADKLLFCGPPGCGKTLTAEVLASELGLTLAIVRIDSVMSSLLGETASNLRQVFDFVSAVPMVVLFDEVDTMAKERADEGDHGELKRVVNAFLQMLDGYEGKSLLVAATNHERSLDAAVWRRFDEVLVFESPNLEQLRRLLSVKLRGFRREFEVDDPRIASMFKGMSHADVERVVRRAAKDMVLSGKEFLSERHLQVAIKREDARTVRCNRS; encoded by the coding sequence ATGGCCTCCGCGAAGCTACTTAGGCAACTGATTAAAACGGGAACAGAAGGCAATCATGATGCCTTCCATCGAGTATCTGAGCAGCTTATCCAGGAAGAGCGCGAGAAGAATCATCATTTGCTGGCAAATGATCTTGAGAAAATTCTTTACGGCCGTCGGAGCTCGTCAAGCAATGTGCACTCACTCTTGGCCAACCGATTACCCAAGGAAAAAGAGCGTGGCCTGCCATTATTGCAACTAAAGGAGCCGGTGAGGCGACTAGAAGATGTTGTTCTTTCCGACGCGAATTCATCGCTTGTGGACGAGGTCTTGCAGGAGCATCATCGCAAAGATGCGCTCGAGTGTTATGGCTTGCATCCGGCCGATAAACTTCTTTTTTGCGGTCCTCCTGGCTGCGGAAAGACCCTGACCGCCGAGGTGTTGGCAAGCGAGTTGGGGTTGACCCTCGCCATTGTGCGAATTGACAGCGTGATGTCATCCCTGCTCGGAGAGACGGCATCGAATCTCCGTCAGGTCTTTGACTTTGTTTCCGCTGTGCCGATGGTGGTGTTGTTCGACGAGGTGGACACCATGGCCAAGGAAAGAGCTGACGAGGGAGACCATGGGGAATTGAAACGGGTGGTGAATGCTTTTCTACAAATGCTCGACGGCTATGAGGGAAAGAGCTTGCTGGTGGCGGCAACTAACCATGAACGTAGTCTCGACGCCGCAGTTTGGCGGCGGTTTGATGAAGTGCTGGTGTTTGAGTCCCCCAATCTAGAGCAATTGCGGCGCCTTCTGAGTGTGAAGCTGCGGGGTTTCCGTCGTGAGTTTGAAGTGGACGATCCCCGTATCGCGAGTATGTTCAAGGGCATGAGCCACGCAGATGTGGAGAGAGTAGTGCGCCGTGCCGCGAAAGACATGGTGCTAAGCGGCAAGGAATTTCTCAGTGAGCGCCATCTTCAGGTGGCGATCAAACGGGAAGATGCTCGCACTGTCCGCTGCAACAGAAGCTGA
- a CDS encoding gamma-glutamylcyclotransferase codes for MNATGPTHLVFVYGTLKRGQANHHWLVGAEALGRTRLQGMAMHNLGPYPMAVPVPAPAPDSATTPPPLLHGELYRVDAAGLARLDLLEDVPNEYQRQRRPLVDGQEVWVYAGEPEQAAHLPPVPFGDWGTTPVFIPREGDGANPEAVPAQRDDGQWGVVMHLGPEELEGVGDALMVTGVFGERFWVVGGVGDWGM; via the coding sequence ATGAACGCCACCGGCCCCACCCACCTGGTGTTCGTGTACGGCACGCTCAAGCGCGGCCAGGCCAACCACCACTGGCTGGTGGGCGCCGAAGCCCTGGGCCGCACCCGCCTGCAGGGCATGGCAATGCACAACCTGGGCCCCTACCCGATGGCCGTGCCGGTGCCCGCGCCTGCGCCCGACTCAGCCACTACTCCCCCGCCGCTGCTGCACGGCGAGCTCTACCGCGTGGACGCCGCCGGCCTGGCGCGGCTCGATCTACTGGAAGACGTGCCAAATGAATACCAACGGCAGCGCCGCCCGTTGGTAGACGGCCAGGAGGTGTGGGTGTACGCCGGCGAACCGGAACAGGCCGCCCACTTGCCGCCGGTGCCCTTCGGCGATTGGGGCACCACGCCGGTGTTCATTCCGCGTGAGGGCGATGGCGCCAACCCTGAGGCGGTGCCCGCTCAGCGCGATGACGGGCAGTGGGGGGTGGTGATGCACCTGGGGCCGGAGGAGTTGGAGGGGGTAGGGGATGCGTTGATGGTGACGGGGGTGTTTGGGGAGAGGTTTTGGGTGGTGGGTGGCGTGGGGGATTGGGGGATGTAA